ACAAGTTCCTCGGCCTCGACGACGCCCCGCCCCCCTTCGGCGTGTCCTCCCTCGGCTGGTTCGACGATCACATCGAGCTGGGCGTCGAGACCGACGAGGGCCGCGACATCCGCTTCGCCATCTTCCGTCGCGATCCCGAGATCAAGGGCTTCGTCACCACGCCGAAGCTGGTGATCACCTACCAGGCCAAGGACATCCCCGACTTCCTGGCCGAGACCATCGGGCGGGTCGCCCCGCAGCGCCTCCACGACCTGGGCATGAACGACCTGGCCGGCGTCCTCCTGGACGACCTGGATCTGGGCTCGCCCGGAGAGGCGATGCCCTCGGCGGACAACGATCGGCCGGACAACCTCCTGGACACCTGGGGGGGCGAGGACTCCTACGCCGACTTCTTCGCCGGCGGCGAGATCGCCCGCGGCCAGCTCGACTCGGTGGACATCTCCCGCTTCTCCCGGAACGTGCAGCACTGCGACCTCGAGTGCCTCTTCGTGAACCCGCACGCCAACGCTCAGGTCGTGACCATGGTCGACTTCCCCTGGGAGGACCGGGTCCGGAACATCGGGGTGCCGATGGCCGAGCGCGTGGAGAAGGTCGAGAAGCCCTGGGACCCCAACGACTCCATGGTCGCCACCGACCTCGGCGAGCAGGACGTCATCCTCGGCGCCCCCGAGAAGCTCCGCGCCGTGATGGAGCAGGTGGTCAAGCGGCCGAACCCCGAGAAGAAGCCCCTCTTCGTGGCGAACACCTGCGTCCCCACCGTCACCGGCGAGGACGTCGAGTCGATCGTCAAGGAGTTCCGGAAGAAGACCGACTTCCCGATCCTCTACCTGACGGTGACCCCCAAATCGATGAACGACGTCCTCGTCGATCTGCTGGTGAACACCCGGCTGAAGGCCGAGGCGAGCGCGGGGGATCCCGATCCCCACTCGGTGAACCTCATCGGCTTCACCGAGGGCCGGGCGCTCGGCGAGGTCGAGCTGCTCCTCGGCGCGGTGGGGATCCGGGTGAACACCCGCCTCCTCCCGGCCCTCGAGGTGGAGATCCTCGAGGCCCTGCCCCGGGGCGCCCTGAACATCGTCTACCCCAACAGCCTCTGGAACCACCTCTACGAGCAGGTGCAGCGCGACTCGCGGATCCCCTCGATCTCGCCGCCGGCGCCCTTCGGCTTCGAGGGGAGCCGCGCCTGGCTGAAGGCCGTCGTGGACGCGCTCGGTCTCCAGATCGACTTCGAGGCCCGCTGGGCGGAGCTCTGCGCGGCGCACGAGGAGGGCTGGGCTCAGGTGCAGGAGCGCTGCCCGGGCAACAACCTGGGCATGGTGCTCCGGGGCGAGGAGCTGCAGTACATCCTCGACCCCTCCCAGACCTGGGGCATCCCGGTCGCGGGCATGGCGCAGGAGATGGGCTTCGGCCTGGAGGTCTTCCTCGCCGCCCGGAACGAGAAGGCCGCCGAGCGGCTCGGCAAGCAGATCCTGCCCCTCCTCGACGAGGCGCAGGGCAGCAAGGTGGTGCCCTTCTCCAGCTTCGCCGAGATGCGCGAGGTGCTCGCCGCCAGCGAGTGCGGCGCGCTCCTGACCAACCACTTCTTCGACTGGCGGGTCGGCGAGGCGGGCAAGAACCGCTTCTCGCTCCAGCACTTCGAGATGGGCCTGGCCGGGGCCGTGCGCACCGGCCGGCGCCTCCTGCAGGTGCAGGGCACCCCCTTCTTCCGCAAGTACGGTCGCTACCTCCACCGCACCACCGAGGGCATCCGGGATCCCCTCCACGAGTGGCCCGAGCCGGCGCCCGCGCCCGAGGACCCGGAAGGCGCGGCGCAGAAGAGCGACGAGGAGGCCGCGGCATGAGCGAGTCCAAGGCACTTCCGGTGCTCCCCAACGAGCCCCCGCAGGGTACGGGCGAGTCCGAGCCCGACTTCTCCCAGCCCGTCGTCCAGAGCTACATGATCGGCATCTTCCTCGGGGTGAACGCCATCGAGGACACCTACCTGCTGGTCGAGGGCCCGGACTGCATCCACATGAAGACCCAGTACGTGCAGGGCAACCACGACTGGCTCTCCACGCTGACCAGCGTCTCGGGCTACCACCGCGTGGCCAACACCGCGCTGCACCCGGTGGAGATGACGGCCTCCCGCGAGCGGGAGCTCTCCGAGTTCCTCCAGCGGATGGCCGCCCGCGACCACGTCGACGGCCTGCTCTTCACCTCGATGCCGATGGCCTTCATCACCGGCGCCGACTACGACCGCCTCTGCAGCGAGGTCGGCGAGGCCACCGGCAAGACCATCGTCCCGATCGCCGGCAAGTCCCTCTCCGGCGACTTCCTCGACGGCTACGCCGAGGTGCTCCAGGGCCTGGCGAAGGCCCTCCCCCTCGAGGGGGGTGAGCCCGATCCGAAGAAGGTCGCCCTCATCGGCAACCTCTTCGACCGCAACGAGGGCGACAACCGCGGCAACGTCCGCCACCTGCGGGAGCTCATCGAGGGCCTCGGGGTCGAGGTGACCAGCATCTGGCTCGAGGGCCGCCGCTTCCACGAGCTCTCCGCGGTCAAGGACGCCGGGGTGGTCGTGAGCCTCCCCTACGGGCGGCGCGCGGCGAAGCGGGTCGCCCGGCGCACCGGAGCGAAGCTGGTGGAGAGCCCCCTGCCCTTCGGGCTCGAGGCCACCGAGCAGATGCTCCGCCTGATCGCCGAAACCACCGGCACCGAGGATCGTCTCCCCTCGGTCCTCGATCGAGGCCTGGCCGAGGTCATCCCCTCCCTGGAGTGGATCCAGCCCTTCATGCTGCAGGGCCGGAAGGTCGGCTTCGTCGGCGATCCCCACCTCGCCGAGGCCATGCACCAGGCCCTGAAGGTGGTGGGCGCCGAGCTGGTCGTGGCGGTGATCACCAACTACCCCCACCACGCCCGGAAGCTGGCGGAGAAGCTGGGCTCCGGGGTGGAGCTGATCGTGGGGCCGCGCCAGATGGCGATGAGCCGGCAGCTCTCCGAGGCGATGAACCGGCTGGGCGTGGACCTGCTGGTCGCCAACAGCGAGGGAGCCAACGTGGGCCCCGAGATCGCCTCGGTGGAGCTGGGCTTCCCCTCCATCTACACCCACGCCCTCTACGACCGCCCCTTCCTGGGCTTCCAGGGCTTCCTCGCCTTCGTCGACTCCTGGACCAACGCCACCCGGCGCAACGAACTCTACCGGCACCACGCGAAGTACATGAAGGGCGGCGCCGGGGACGGCGGGCAGGACGAGGGCCGCAAGAAGGAAGAGGTCCGGCGGCTCGCGCCGACCGCCTAGCTCAGCCCTGGTCCTCGCCGAGGGGGGCGAGCTCGCCGGAGGCGAGGCGGGCCTCGATCACCTTGAGGATGCCGGCGATGTCGGCGCGGTCCTGCGGGGCGTTGCCGCCGTGGAGGCGATCGACGGCCTCTCGCAGCAGGTCCCGGGCCTGCTCCATCCGGGCGGTGTCCAGCATGATGCTGGTCTCGTTGCGGTTGCCGGTGGGCAGGAGGAAGCGCACCCCGACCCCGTGCTCCCGGGCCAGGCGCGCGAAGGCCGCGAGCTCGTGGAGGTTCTGCTGGAGCACCACGAAGCTGTAGCGGATCGAGCCGGCGAAGCGCCCCTCGCGCGAGGCCCGCAGGAGCCCCTCGAGGGAGGCCAGGATCCGCTCCCAGGCCAGGCCCTTGTTGACCGCGGCGTAGGTCTCGGCGCTCGCGGCGTTGAGGCTGACGGTCAGGGCCGAGAAGGGCACCCGGAGGTAGCGCTCGAGGACCTCGGGCGCGAAGTAGGAGCCGTTGGTGGTGAGGTGCACCCGCAGCTGGGGCACCTCCTCGAAGGACTGCCCGGCCAGGAAGTCCCGGAAGTGGCTGGAGGCCAGGGGCTCTCCCCCGTTCGCGTCGAGGATCAGCAGCCGGTCGAGCCAGCCCGCGAGGCCCGCGTAGAAGGTGGGCCCGAGCTGGTCCTCGGGGCCCTGGCGGTTCACGCAGCACATGATGCAGTCGTAGTTGCAATGGCTGGTCACCGCGAGGCAGAGCTCGAAGGGCACCGTCTCGATCTCGCTCTTCCCCTCGAGCATCGCCTCGATGGTCGCGATCTGGTTCTCGACCGCCGCGCCGGGGCCTCCCCGCAGGATCACCGAGGAAGGGCGGGCCGTGC
This is a stretch of genomic DNA from Deltaproteobacteria bacterium. It encodes these proteins:
- a CDS encoding nitrogenase component 1; this translates as MASEAFDRLRGQRQTGGKLSRLRFSHALGLEKAPPAFAIRVVSWIDDHLEVLLGVGPGKQVILEIVEQTGGLEGLAATEHLVLRYRGDEMPRKLAKRLAAAFQARLGPADLARIAGSLAEDPELREGLPAGLGGGDRTGPPPSSGGAPAVDDEVGEHEKQLKGARRAGGQTSRIRFDKFLGLDDAPPPFGVSSLGWFDDHIELGVETDEGRDIRFAIFRRDPEIKGFVTTPKLVITYQAKDIPDFLAETIGRVAPQRLHDLGMNDLAGVLLDDLDLGSPGEAMPSADNDRPDNLLDTWGGEDSYADFFAGGEIARGQLDSVDISRFSRNVQHCDLECLFVNPHANAQVVTMVDFPWEDRVRNIGVPMAERVEKVEKPWDPNDSMVATDLGEQDVILGAPEKLRAVMEQVVKRPNPEKKPLFVANTCVPTVTGEDVESIVKEFRKKTDFPILYLTVTPKSMNDVLVDLLVNTRLKAEASAGDPDPHSVNLIGFTEGRALGEVELLLGAVGIRVNTRLLPALEVEILEALPRGALNIVYPNSLWNHLYEQVQRDSRIPSISPPAPFGFEGSRAWLKAVVDALGLQIDFEARWAELCAAHEEGWAQVQERCPGNNLGMVLRGEELQYILDPSQTWGIPVAGMAQEMGFGLEVFLAARNEKAAERLGKQILPLLDEAQGSKVVPFSSFAEMREVLAASECGALLTNHFFDWRVGEAGKNRFSLQHFEMGLAGAVRTGRRLLQVQGTPFFRKYGRYLHRTTEGIRDPLHEWPEPAPAPEDPEGAAQKSDEEAAA
- a CDS encoding nitrogenase component 1, with protein sequence MSESKALPVLPNEPPQGTGESEPDFSQPVVQSYMIGIFLGVNAIEDTYLLVEGPDCIHMKTQYVQGNHDWLSTLTSVSGYHRVANTALHPVEMTASRERELSEFLQRMAARDHVDGLLFTSMPMAFITGADYDRLCSEVGEATGKTIVPIAGKSLSGDFLDGYAEVLQGLAKALPLEGGEPDPKKVALIGNLFDRNEGDNRGNVRHLRELIEGLGVEVTSIWLEGRRFHELSAVKDAGVVVSLPYGRRAAKRVARRTGAKLVESPLPFGLEATEQMLRLIAETTGTEDRLPSVLDRGLAEVIPSLEWIQPFMLQGRKVGFVGDPHLAEAMHQALKVVGAELVVAVITNYPHHARKLAEKLGSGVELIVGPRQMAMSRQLSEAMNRLGVDLLVANSEGANVGPEIASVELGFPSIYTHALYDRPFLGFQGFLAFVDSWTNATRRNELYRHHAKYMKGGAGDGGQDEGRKKEEVRRLAPTA